Proteins encoded in a region of the Streptomyces liliiviolaceus genome:
- a CDS encoding DUF6214 family protein has translation MSVRRAWEVRENDTATTWCDVRLSFADGAGVDLLAAVCEGGVAVEDVRARPALSLDDLAVLADWIEGPLLEACGGAPVVAGAPGGDGSPDKRHARPALPRGVESRRLVAGEYLAAQRAGRDPVLAVMSVTGFSRRRSLRLIAGARDAGLLAPRHVRR, from the coding sequence GTGTCCGTGCGGCGCGCCTGGGAAGTGCGGGAGAACGACACCGCCACGACGTGGTGCGACGTCCGGCTGAGTTTCGCCGACGGCGCCGGGGTCGACCTGCTCGCGGCGGTGTGCGAGGGAGGCGTTGCCGTCGAGGACGTACGGGCCCGGCCCGCGCTCTCCCTCGACGACCTGGCCGTGCTCGCCGACTGGATCGAGGGCCCGCTTCTTGAGGCGTGCGGGGGCGCGCCCGTGGTGGCGGGCGCCCCGGGCGGTGACGGGAGCCCCGACAAGCGGCACGCACGGCCCGCGCTGCCGCGCGGTGTCGAGAGCCGTCGGCTGGTCGCCGGGGAGTATCTGGCGGCCCAGCGGGCGGGGCGGGATCCGGTGCTCGCGGTGATGTCCGTGACGGGGTTCAGCCGGCGGCGGTCGCTCAGGCTGATCGCGGGGGCGCGGGATGCGGGGCTTTTGGCGCCGCGGCATGTTCGGCGGTGA
- a CDS encoding epoxide hydrolase family protein, whose translation MSSSHAFPLEPTPIHVSAEVLDDLRARLASTRPPLDEGNGDWSYGVPAGYLGELVAHWRDGYDWRKAEAAVNVHEHYRVDVAGVPVHFMREPGRGPRPVPLILTHGWPWTFWHWSKVIGPLADPAAFGGDPADAFDVIVPSLPGFGFPGPLTGFPDVNFWKVSDLWHTLMTETLGYERYAAGGCDIGGIVTSQLGHKYADELYGIHIGSGLPLDFFSGPRAWDFARNRPLTDDQPADVRARLIELDHRSASHLAVHMLDGATLAHGLSDSPAGLLAWLLERWNSWSDNGGDVESVFTKDDLLTHATIYWVNNSIGTSMRYYANANRYPWAPAHDRTPVVEAPVGLTFVTYENPPGVHTAQERVRAFETGPQAAWFNHVNVNAHDHGGHFIPWENPDAWVDDLRRTFRGRRP comes from the coding sequence ATGTCTTCTTCGCACGCCTTCCCTCTGGAGCCCACCCCGATCCACGTGTCCGCCGAGGTGCTCGACGATCTGCGCGCCCGTCTCGCGTCGACCCGTCCGCCGCTGGACGAGGGGAACGGCGACTGGTCGTACGGTGTCCCGGCCGGCTACCTCGGTGAGCTGGTCGCGCACTGGCGGGACGGCTACGACTGGCGCAAAGCCGAGGCCGCCGTCAACGTCCACGAGCACTACCGCGTGGACGTCGCCGGTGTCCCGGTGCACTTCATGCGCGAGCCGGGCCGCGGCCCCCGCCCGGTCCCGCTGATCCTCACCCACGGCTGGCCCTGGACGTTCTGGCACTGGTCGAAGGTGATCGGCCCGCTCGCCGACCCGGCCGCGTTCGGCGGTGACCCCGCCGACGCGTTCGACGTCATCGTGCCGTCCCTGCCGGGCTTCGGTTTCCCCGGCCCGCTCACCGGCTTCCCGGACGTCAACTTCTGGAAGGTCTCCGACCTCTGGCACACCCTGATGACCGAGACCCTGGGGTACGAGAGGTACGCGGCCGGGGGCTGTGACATCGGCGGGATCGTCACCAGCCAGCTCGGCCACAAGTACGCCGACGAGCTGTACGGCATCCACATCGGCTCCGGGCTGCCGCTGGACTTCTTCAGCGGCCCCCGCGCCTGGGACTTCGCCCGAAACCGTCCCCTCACCGACGACCAGCCCGCCGACGTCCGCGCCCGCCTCATCGAACTGGACCACCGCTCGGCGTCCCACCTCGCCGTGCACATGCTCGACGGCGCCACCCTGGCCCACGGGCTGAGCGACTCGCCCGCCGGACTGCTCGCCTGGCTGCTGGAGCGCTGGAACTCCTGGAGCGACAACGGCGGTGACGTCGAGTCCGTCTTCACCAAGGACGACCTGCTCACCCACGCCACGATCTACTGGGTGAACAACTCCATCGGCACGTCGATGCGCTACTACGCCAACGCCAACCGCTATCCGTGGGCGCCCGCCCACGACCGCACCCCGGTGGTGGAGGCCCCGGTCGGCCTGACCTTCGTCACGTACGAGAACCCGCCCGGCGTCCACACCGCCCAGGAGCGCGTCCGGGCGTTCGAGACCGGCCCGCAGGCCGCCTGGTTCAACCACGTCAACGTCAACGCCCATGACCACGGCGGTCACTTCATCCCGTGGGAGAACCCCGACGCCTGGGTGGACGACCTGCGCCGCACCTTCCGGGGCCGCAGGCCCTGA
- a CDS encoding DUF2630 family protein has product MDQEQILARITAMVDDERVLRDALASGKIDSATEQERLGQLERDLDQCWDLLRQRRAKSEFGENPDDARVRPSSQVEGYQS; this is encoded by the coding sequence ATGGATCAAGAGCAGATCCTTGCCAGGATCACGGCGATGGTCGACGACGAACGCGTCCTGCGGGACGCCCTCGCGTCCGGGAAGATCGACAGCGCGACCGAGCAGGAGCGCCTCGGCCAGCTGGAACGCGATCTCGACCAGTGCTGGGACCTGCTGCGGCAGCGGCGCGCGAAGTCCGAGTTCGGCGAGAACCCGGACGACGCGCGCGTGCGGCCGTCGTCGCAGGTCGAGGGCTATCAGAGCTGA
- a CDS encoding HAD family hydrolase — MAAVLFDFSGTLFRIESTESWLRAVLTEAEITLPEQELLRTAKELEAAGALPGGAPHRGPVPPELSALWGIRDESAEAHRAAYTGACRQVALPAEELYDALYDRHMNPAAWRPYADAIDVLHTLRDRGVAIGVVSNIGWDLRPVFREHGLDAYVGAYVLSYEHGVQKPDARLFATACDALGADPRETLMVGDDRLADGGAAPLGCGVYFVEHLPVTDRPNGLRPVLDLVRT; from the coding sequence ATGGCTGCCGTGTTGTTCGACTTCTCCGGGACCCTCTTCCGTATCGAATCCACCGAGAGCTGGCTGCGCGCCGTACTGACCGAGGCCGAGATCACTCTGCCGGAGCAGGAGTTGCTCCGTACCGCGAAGGAACTGGAGGCGGCGGGCGCGCTGCCCGGCGGGGCACCGCACAGGGGGCCGGTGCCGCCCGAGCTGAGCGCGCTGTGGGGCATCCGCGACGAGAGTGCCGAGGCGCACCGGGCCGCGTACACAGGAGCCTGCCGCCAGGTGGCGCTGCCCGCCGAGGAGTTGTACGACGCGCTGTACGACCGGCACATGAACCCGGCGGCCTGGCGTCCCTACGCCGACGCGATCGACGTCCTGCACACGCTGCGCGACCGCGGGGTCGCGATCGGGGTGGTCAGCAACATCGGCTGGGATCTGCGGCCCGTGTTCCGCGAGCACGGCCTCGACGCGTACGTGGGGGCCTACGTGCTGTCGTACGAGCACGGCGTGCAGAAGCCGGACGCGCGGCTCTTCGCGACCGCCTGCGACGCGCTCGGGGCCGATCCGCGCGAGACCCTGATGGTCGGGGACGACCGGCTGGCGGACGGCGGAGCGGCGCCCCTGGGGTGCGGGGTGTACTTCGTCGAGCATCTGCCGGTGACCGACCGGCCGAACGGTCTGCGGCCGGTGCTGGACCTGGTCCGCACCTGA
- a CDS encoding AAA family ATPase encodes MTNSTLLPATDTRLAVADGLLNLLRTTTTEPRPDEQLEALTLAVAADLPVLLWGEPGIGKTAALTQLAASLDLPLTTVIASVHEPSDFSGLPIVGEDPATQGVPMAPPQWAVELVRAGRGLLFLDELSTATPAVQAALLRVVLERRVGALRLPPGVRIVAAANPRASAADGWELSPPLANRFVHLYWVHDQEVVVRGLGGVWPRAVLPRLDPALLPEAVAFSRRVVCGFLTARPTLIHRLPSTETRRGGAWPSPRSWDAALTLLAFGTAASVSREVLALLVRGAVGDGPGLELLAHLDRMDLPDPETLLADPAAAELPERGDLRQAALEAVVAAVGARPERERWEAGWAVLVRALETGTADLLVAPATALAAVRRDDWEVPATMDRLAGVVGLARQADRSVERVAAAAAAAERAAAGTRR; translated from the coding sequence ATGACCAACAGCACCCTCCTGCCCGCCACGGACACCCGTCTCGCCGTCGCCGACGGCCTCCTGAACCTCCTGCGGACGACCACCACCGAGCCGCGCCCCGACGAGCAGCTCGAAGCGCTCACCCTGGCCGTGGCGGCCGACCTGCCCGTGCTGCTCTGGGGCGAGCCGGGTATCGGCAAGACCGCGGCCCTGACCCAGCTCGCCGCCTCGCTCGATCTGCCGCTGACGACCGTGATCGCCAGCGTCCATGAGCCGTCCGACTTCTCGGGGCTGCCCATCGTGGGCGAGGACCCCGCGACGCAGGGCGTGCCGATGGCACCGCCGCAATGGGCCGTGGAGCTGGTACGGGCCGGTCGCGGCCTCCTCTTCCTGGACGAACTCTCCACCGCCACCCCGGCCGTGCAGGCCGCTCTGCTCCGGGTCGTCCTGGAGCGGCGGGTCGGCGCGCTCCGACTGCCGCCGGGCGTAAGGATCGTGGCCGCCGCCAATCCGCGCGCTTCCGCGGCGGACGGGTGGGAGCTGAGCCCGCCGCTGGCCAACCGGTTCGTGCATCTGTACTGGGTGCACGACCAGGAGGTGGTGGTGCGCGGACTCGGCGGTGTCTGGCCGAGGGCCGTACTGCCGCGCCTCGACCCGGCGTTGCTGCCGGAGGCGGTGGCCTTCTCGCGGCGCGTGGTCTGCGGATTCCTGACCGCGCGGCCGACGCTGATCCACCGGCTGCCGAGCACCGAGACACGGCGCGGCGGTGCGTGGCCCTCGCCCCGGAGCTGGGACGCCGCGCTGACCCTGCTGGCCTTCGGCACGGCGGCCTCGGTCTCCCGCGAGGTGCTGGCCCTGCTCGTACGGGGTGCGGTGGGCGACGGGCCCGGACTCGAACTCCTCGCCCATCTGGACCGGATGGACCTGCCGGACCCGGAGACACTGCTCGCCGATCCGGCCGCCGCCGAGCTGCCGGAGCGGGGCGATCTGCGGCAGGCCGCGCTGGAGGCGGTGGTGGCGGCCGTCGGAGCGCGGCCGGAACGGGAGCGCTGGGAGGCGGGCTGGGCGGTGCTGGTGCGGGCGCTGGAGACCGGCACCGCGGATCTGCTGGTCGCCCCGGCGACTGCGCTGGCCGCGGTGCGGCGCGACGACTGGGAGGTGCCGGCGACGATGGACCGGCTGGCCGGGGTGGTGGGTCTCGCCCGGCAGGCGGACCGGTCGGTGGAGCGGGTCGCGGCAGCTGCCGCGGCGGCCGAGCGCGCGGCGGCGGGAACACGCCGATGA
- a CDS encoding TetR/AcrR family transcriptional regulator codes for MSPRSASVNEELRRRSRERLLQAALELVGERGYDATTLGDIADRAGSARGLVSYYFPGKRLLVQSAVHRLMHRTLDEALEREPRTDDGQERMARAIDAILGLARDHPVVMRQHMAGILQGEGFKQCPEQRRLAELLSDTMSRYGSPDTAADYPMLRALLMGAVYAALVPGVPMPVPVLRAELFRRYGLDWERGAPPGAEAPGGTYHEDLSRFFAPGSREPEEGRGDGGVANQETDAAGQSK; via the coding sequence ATGTCCCCTCGCAGCGCATCGGTCAATGAAGAGTTGCGGCGACGTTCCCGCGAGAGGCTTCTGCAGGCGGCTCTGGAGCTCGTCGGCGAGCGCGGATACGACGCCACGACGCTGGGCGACATCGCGGACCGCGCGGGCTCCGCCAGGGGTCTCGTCTCGTACTACTTCCCCGGTAAGCGTCTGCTCGTCCAGTCCGCCGTGCACCGGCTGATGCACCGCACGCTGGACGAGGCGCTGGAGCGCGAGCCGCGCACCGACGACGGGCAGGAGCGGATGGCGCGGGCCATCGACGCGATCCTGGGCCTCGCCCGGGACCATCCGGTGGTGATGCGCCAGCACATGGCGGGCATCCTGCAGGGCGAGGGCTTCAAGCAGTGTCCGGAGCAGCGCCGGCTGGCCGAGCTGCTGAGCGATACCATGTCCCGCTACGGCTCACCGGACACCGCCGCCGACTACCCGATGCTGCGGGCGCTGCTGATGGGCGCGGTGTACGCGGCCCTGGTGCCCGGCGTCCCGATGCCGGTACCGGTGCTGCGGGCCGAGCTGTTCAGGCGGTACGGGCTGGACTGGGAGCGGGGTGCCCCGCCGGGCGCCGAAGCGCCCGGCGGGACGTACCACGAGGACCTCTCACGGTTCTTCGCTCCCGGCAGCCGCGAGCCGGAGGAGGGCCGCGGTGACGGTGGCGTGGCGAACCAGGAGACGGACGCGGCCGGTCAGTCGAAGTAG
- a CDS encoding vWA domain-containing protein — protein sequence MEKLLAARLHAVKVRPYLAGALFALHVVEDRSVPTMAVDAHWRCYVSPGFVARTPMEELAGVWVHEVSHLLRDHHGRGERYARQHEEFGPGERSGTGVPPAEGWGRLRRNIAADFEINDDIYGDGLPRPAGAVLPSLLRLPDGLLMEEYLRTASMSGLAADLAWLDCGSGADGQDRPWELGPDGAHGLSRHQQDAVRFRVAEGIKGRPGEAPEGWRRWADEAFQAPQPWRQLLGAAVRSAAGAPGAGENHSYRRPSRRSASVPKVVLPSLRRTPPGVCVVIDTSGSVSDAELGSALLEVAAISRAVGGRRDLVSVISCDAAAGVAVPLCRAENIELVGGGGTDLRSGFARALRSRPRPDVIVALTDGQTPWPSAPPPCRTVVGLFPRPARAADEEDPDYVPDTPPSWARVVTIG from the coding sequence ATGGAGAAGTTGCTGGCCGCCCGGCTGCACGCGGTGAAGGTGCGCCCCTATCTCGCCGGTGCGCTCTTCGCCCTGCATGTGGTGGAGGACCGGTCGGTGCCGACGATGGCGGTGGACGCGCACTGGCGCTGCTACGTCTCCCCCGGGTTCGTGGCCCGCACGCCGATGGAGGAGCTGGCGGGTGTGTGGGTGCACGAGGTCTCCCATCTGCTCCGGGACCACCACGGCAGGGGCGAGCGGTACGCGCGGCAGCACGAGGAGTTCGGACCGGGCGAGCGAAGCGGGACGGGGGTCCCCCCGGCCGAAGGCTGGGGGAGGCTGCGCCGGAACATCGCCGCGGACTTCGAGATCAACGACGACATCTACGGCGACGGTCTGCCGCGGCCCGCCGGAGCGGTGCTTCCGTCCCTGTTGCGGCTGCCGGACGGGCTGTTGATGGAGGAGTACCTGCGGACGGCGTCGATGTCCGGTCTCGCCGCCGACCTGGCCTGGCTGGACTGCGGCAGCGGCGCCGACGGACAGGACAGGCCGTGGGAGCTGGGTCCGGACGGGGCGCACGGGCTGAGCAGGCACCAGCAGGACGCGGTCCGCTTCCGGGTCGCGGAGGGGATCAAGGGCCGGCCGGGCGAGGCGCCGGAGGGCTGGCGCCGATGGGCCGACGAGGCGTTCCAAGCGCCGCAGCCGTGGCGGCAGTTGCTGGGTGCGGCGGTGCGGTCGGCGGCGGGTGCGCCGGGCGCGGGCGAGAACCACAGCTACCGGCGCCCGTCCCGGCGCTCGGCGAGTGTGCCCAAAGTGGTGCTGCCGAGCCTGCGCCGTACGCCGCCCGGCGTCTGCGTCGTGATCGACACCTCCGGGTCGGTGAGCGACGCCGAACTGGGCAGCGCGCTGCTGGAGGTGGCGGCGATCTCGCGGGCGGTGGGCGGTCGGCGCGACCTGGTATCGGTGATCTCGTGCGACGCGGCGGCCGGGGTCGCCGTGCCGCTCTGCCGCGCGGAGAACATCGAGCTGGTCGGTGGCGGGGGCACGGATCTGCGCTCCGGTTTCGCCCGGGCACTGCGTTCCCGGCCGCGCCCCGACGTGATCGTCGCCCTCACGGACGGCCAGACGCCCTGGCCCTCCGCGCCGCCGCCCTGCCGTACGGTCGTCGGGCTCTTCCCGCGCCCCGCCCGCGCGGCGGACGAGGAGGACCCCGACTACGTACCGGACACTCCGCCGTCCTGGGCGCGTGTCGTCACGATCGGCTGA
- a CDS encoding DUF305 domain-containing protein codes for MLARRTSHRAYRRLITASVTVAVLALGGCTGSDDDAKSAPDTGPSVIAPGRPGEAAETLSAADAAKQRSDDDTPNSADFDYARMMIEHHTQAIVMTELAPKQASSTPVKRLAERIAASQGPEVETMKAWLKNHGGDKKSGKGSGEHHHDVMPGMATDAQLKTLRAAKGKAFDELFLKLMITHHNGAITMATDVLSQGNNIQIGEMADDVIAQQTSEISRMREM; via the coding sequence GTGCTCGCTCGCCGTACGTCCCACCGTGCGTACCGCCGTCTGATCACGGCGTCCGTGACGGTTGCCGTTCTCGCACTGGGCGGCTGCACGGGCTCCGACGACGACGCCAAGTCAGCGCCGGACACGGGCCCTTCGGTGATCGCGCCGGGCAGACCGGGCGAGGCCGCGGAGACGCTCTCCGCCGCGGACGCGGCAAAGCAGCGCTCCGACGACGACACCCCCAACTCGGCGGACTTCGACTACGCCCGGATGATGATCGAGCATCACACCCAGGCCATCGTGATGACCGAACTCGCCCCGAAGCAGGCCTCGTCGACGCCGGTGAAACGGCTCGCCGAGCGGATCGCCGCCTCACAGGGGCCGGAGGTCGAGACGATGAAGGCCTGGCTCAAGAACCACGGTGGCGACAAGAAGAGCGGCAAGGGGTCCGGGGAGCACCACCACGACGTGATGCCGGGCATGGCGACCGACGCTCAGCTCAAGACGCTGCGCGCGGCGAAGGGCAAGGCGTTCGACGAGCTCTTCCTGAAGCTGATGATCACCCACCACAACGGGGCGATCACCATGGCCACGGACGTCCTCTCCCAGGGCAACAACATCCAGATAGGCGAGATGGCCGACGACGTGATCGCCCAGCAGACGAGCGAGATCAGCAGGATGCGCGAGATGTGA
- a CDS encoding LVIVD repeat-containing protein, which translates to MTLLNNHRTRRRRLGVAATAAGLLAALLTAGPAVATPDPGDAPVTSEKVSKSAAAEARAAIEAGEIPGQDEIVHSDNIEHLVNIPKDALPGTNSDLAFQGKYAFAGNYDGFRIFDISNPKAPKTVSQVLCPGSQNDITVSGDLLFLSTDSSRSDNSCSSTTQPATEKSSWEGMKVFDISDKKNPKYVAAVETACGSHTHTLVPERKNVYIYVSSYSPSATFPDCQPPHDGISIIKVPRKAPEKAAVVNFPVLFPGEGPDGGGNPGGPTNPGVSKTTGCHDITVLPSKDLAAGACMGDGILFSIKDPENPKIIDQVQDNVNFAFWHSASFNQKANKVVFTDELGGGGAATCNETVGPNRGADGIYDIVGKGDKRKLVFKSYFKIPRHQADTENCVAHNGSLIPVKGKDIMVQAWYQGGISVWDFTNSSKPKEIAFFERGPLSTTTMVTGGSWSAYYYNGYIYSNDIAKGFDVLKINDRRTDPAKKNRLDELNVQTQPDYFD; encoded by the coding sequence GTGACCCTGTTGAACAATCACCGAACGCGGCGCAGACGTCTGGGAGTTGCCGCCACCGCGGCCGGCCTGCTGGCGGCCCTGCTCACGGCAGGACCCGCGGTCGCGACCCCCGACCCCGGGGACGCTCCGGTGACTTCGGAGAAGGTCTCCAAGAGCGCGGCGGCCGAGGCCAGAGCGGCGATAGAGGCGGGCGAGATACCCGGGCAGGACGAGATCGTCCACTCGGACAACATCGAGCACCTCGTGAACATCCCCAAGGACGCGCTGCCCGGCACCAACTCGGACCTCGCCTTCCAGGGCAAGTACGCGTTCGCCGGCAACTACGACGGCTTCCGCATCTTCGACATCAGCAACCCGAAGGCCCCGAAGACGGTCTCCCAGGTCCTCTGCCCGGGTTCGCAGAACGACATCACCGTCTCCGGCGACCTGCTCTTCCTGTCCACGGACTCCTCGCGCAGCGACAACTCCTGCAGCAGCACCACGCAGCCCGCGACCGAGAAGTCCTCCTGGGAGGGCATGAAGGTCTTCGACATCAGCGACAAGAAGAACCCGAAGTACGTCGCCGCCGTCGAGACCGCCTGCGGCTCCCACACCCACACGCTGGTGCCGGAGCGCAAGAACGTCTACATCTACGTGTCCTCGTACTCGCCGAGCGCCACGTTCCCCGACTGCCAGCCGCCGCACGACGGCATCTCGATCATCAAGGTGCCGCGCAAGGCGCCCGAGAAGGCCGCGGTCGTCAACTTCCCCGTCCTGTTCCCCGGTGAGGGTCCGGACGGCGGCGGCAACCCCGGTGGTCCGACCAACCCGGGTGTCTCCAAGACCACCGGCTGCCACGACATCACCGTGCTGCCCTCGAAGGACCTCGCCGCGGGCGCCTGCATGGGTGACGGCATCCTGTTCTCCATCAAGGACCCGGAGAACCCGAAGATCATCGACCAGGTCCAGGACAACGTGAACTTCGCGTTCTGGCACTCGGCGAGCTTCAACCAGAAGGCGAACAAGGTCGTCTTCACGGACGAGCTCGGCGGCGGCGGTGCGGCCACCTGCAACGAGACCGTGGGCCCGAACCGCGGCGCGGACGGCATCTACGACATCGTCGGCAAGGGCGACAAGCGCAAGCTCGTCTTCAAGAGCTACTTCAAGATCCCGCGCCACCAGGCCGACACCGAGAACTGCGTCGCCCACAACGGCTCGCTGATCCCGGTCAAGGGCAAGGACATCATGGTCCAGGCCTGGTACCAGGGCGGTATCTCCGTCTGGGACTTCACGAACTCCTCGAAGCCCAAGGAGATCGCCTTCTTCGAGCGCGGTCCGCTGAGCACCACGACCATGGTCACCGGCGGCTCCTGGTCCGCGTACTACTACAACGGCTACATCTACTCGAACGACATCGCCAAGGGCTTCGACGTCCTGAAGATCAACGACCGTCGTACGGACCCGGCGAAGAAGAACCGGCTGGACGAGCTGAACGTCCAGACGCAGCCGGACTACTTCGACTGA
- a CDS encoding Lrp/AsnC family transcriptional regulator — protein sequence MDELDSAIVRELQADGRQSNRALAGKLGIAPSTCLERTRLLQRRGIIQGYRAEVSFKALNRSVQAMVFTQVRPLRRDVVTAFEQSVTRLPEVVSVYTMAGSDDFLVHVTAQDIDHLHAFLLDQFTNRREIVAFRTSIIYQHLTNPVLGPLPPAE from the coding sequence GTGGACGAACTTGATTCGGCGATCGTGCGCGAACTGCAGGCCGACGGTCGGCAGTCGAACCGCGCCCTCGCGGGAAAGCTCGGCATCGCCCCCTCGACCTGTCTGGAACGCACGAGGCTCCTGCAACGGCGCGGCATCATCCAGGGCTACCGGGCGGAGGTCTCCTTCAAGGCTCTCAACCGCTCGGTCCAGGCGATGGTGTTCACCCAGGTACGCCCGCTGCGCCGGGACGTCGTCACCGCGTTCGAGCAGTCGGTGACCCGGCTGCCCGAGGTCGTCTCCGTGTACACGATGGCCGGGAGCGACGACTTCCTGGTCCATGTCACGGCGCAGGACATCGACCACCTGCACGCCTTTCTCCTGGACCAGTTCACCAACCGCCGCGAGATCGTCGCCTTCCGCACCTCGATCATCTACCAGCATCTGACCAACCCGGTCCTCGGCCCGCTGCCGCCCGCGGAGTAG
- a CDS encoding Glu/Leu/Phe/Val dehydrogenase family protein, protein MSRAFAHEEVVVRRGRRSGLPLIVAVHSRVLGPAAGGCRMRRYDTWQDGLTDALRLSEAMTYKSAVAGLDFGGGKSVIALDRDTDVTPDLREAALEDLGELIASFDGSYRTGPDIGTGPEDMVVLRRFSPYAYCAPEEHGGTGDSGGPTAIGVLAALRAGARHVFGDASCTGKEVVVSGFGSVGSRVAAGLAAEGAHVVVSDVDPSRKEAALASGYGWVEPGRALSAPADILVPAAVGGVFDEASVPRLTAPLVVGPANNQLADESVADTLAERGIVWVPDYVAGAGGVAYTLSRESEGYAHEAALERVEGIGDTVGHLLGLARTSGVTPMRAARQLAERRLTAAGSPAAAAAEVEADAEAEAATARTRLLSRS, encoded by the coding sequence ATGAGTCGAGCATTCGCACATGAAGAGGTCGTCGTCCGTCGCGGACGCCGCTCCGGCCTGCCGCTGATCGTCGCCGTCCACTCCCGCGTGCTGGGGCCGGCGGCCGGCGGCTGCCGGATGCGCCGCTACGACACCTGGCAGGATGGACTGACCGACGCGCTGCGCCTGTCGGAGGCGATGACGTACAAGTCGGCGGTGGCCGGCCTGGACTTCGGGGGCGGCAAGAGCGTGATCGCCCTGGACCGGGACACCGACGTCACCCCGGATCTGCGGGAGGCCGCGCTGGAGGACCTGGGTGAGCTGATCGCCTCCTTCGACGGCTCCTACCGCACCGGCCCCGACATCGGCACCGGCCCCGAGGACATGGTGGTCCTGCGGCGCTTCTCCCCGTACGCGTACTGCGCGCCCGAGGAGCACGGCGGCACCGGGGACTCCGGCGGGCCCACCGCCATCGGTGTCCTGGCCGCTCTGCGGGCCGGCGCCCGGCATGTCTTCGGCGACGCCTCCTGCACCGGCAAGGAGGTGGTCGTCAGCGGGTTCGGGTCGGTCGGCAGCCGGGTCGCCGCCGGCCTGGCCGCGGAAGGGGCGCACGTCGTGGTGTCGGACGTGGACCCCTCCCGCAAGGAGGCCGCGCTGGCGAGCGGGTACGGCTGGGTCGAGCCCGGCCGGGCCCTGTCGGCACCGGCCGACATCCTCGTCCCGGCCGCCGTGGGCGGGGTGTTCGACGAGGCGAGTGTTCCCCGGCTCACCGCGCCGCTGGTCGTCGGACCGGCCAACAACCAGCTCGCCGACGAGTCGGTCGCCGACACCCTCGCGGAGCGCGGCATCGTCTGGGTGCCGGACTATGTGGCGGGCGCCGGAGGGGTCGCCTACACGCTCAGCCGGGAATCGGAGGGCTACGCCCACGAGGCCGCCCTGGAGCGGGTCGAGGGCATCGGCGACACCGTCGGGCACCTCCTTGGCCTCGCGCGCACGAGTGGCGTCACCCCGATGAGGGCGGCCCGGCAACTGGCCGAGCGCCGCCTCACCGCGGCCGGCTCCCCGGCAGCGGCAGCCGCAGAAGTAGAGGCCGATGCAGAGGCAGAGGCGGCGACTGCCCGGACCCGGCTCCTCAGCCGATCGTGA